In a genomic window of Prochlorococcus marinus subsp. marinus str. CCMP1375:
- a CDS encoding DMT family transporter, which produces MNWTLWNKQKKYTHGFITLVGSALAFSLMTVCIKHLRGRIPVAELVFFRSVFSLLTTRLMMRNAGVYPWGINKRLLIARGLIGTSALFCVFKAIDSLPLGAATIIQYTYPTFIAFLAWLILNEELRKRIFLAIILGWLGVQAVVHTLWENSSHQQLAFPSVIVALSGAMLTALAYVIVRKLSKQEHQLVIVFYFPLVSIPITLPFLIHQSVLPIGTEWAWLIGIGIFTQLGQLLITNGLSLLPAGYAGSISYTQVIFATLWGWLIFSEPLTFYILVGATCVLLATLISLSDLPNF; this is translated from the coding sequence ATGAACTGGACGCTATGGAATAAACAGAAAAAATACACACACGGATTTATAACATTAGTTGGAAGCGCCTTGGCTTTCAGTCTTATGACGGTCTGTATCAAACATCTTAGGGGACGTATACCAGTTGCAGAGCTTGTTTTTTTTAGATCTGTATTCAGCTTATTGACAACAAGGTTAATGATGAGGAATGCAGGAGTATACCCTTGGGGTATTAACAAGAGATTACTTATAGCAAGAGGCTTAATTGGTACAAGCGCTTTATTTTGTGTTTTCAAAGCAATTGATTCTTTACCTTTAGGCGCCGCAACAATAATTCAATACACTTATCCTACTTTTATTGCTTTTTTAGCTTGGTTAATACTTAATGAAGAATTACGGAAGCGAATCTTTCTAGCAATAATTCTTGGATGGCTGGGGGTTCAAGCTGTAGTACATACGCTATGGGAAAACAGTTCACATCAACAACTAGCGTTCCCATCGGTAATAGTTGCTTTGAGTGGAGCTATGCTCACTGCTCTTGCTTACGTAATAGTTCGCAAGTTATCTAAACAAGAACATCAACTAGTTATTGTCTTTTATTTTCCATTAGTTTCCATTCCAATAACTTTGCCATTCTTAATTCATCAATCAGTTTTACCTATAGGAACAGAATGGGCATGGCTTATAGGAATAGGTATATTCACTCAATTAGGGCAGTTGCTAATTACTAATGGTCTTAGCCTCCTGCCTGCAGGATATGCAGGTTCAATAAGTTACACCCAAGTTATATTTGCAACTTTATGGGGATGGCTGATTTTTTCTGAACCATTAACGTTTTATATACTTGTAGGAGCAACATGCGTTTTACTCGCGACATTAATTTCTCTTAGCGATTTACCAAATTTCTAA
- the dnaG gene encoding DNA primase, with translation MVNPRLHPRTLDAVKEKADIVDVVGEHVVLKKKGKEFVGICPFHDDNRPSMTVSPAKQFYFCFSCGAGGNSIKFLMELQRQSFGEVVLELARKYQLPVETLDGPQQERFRQELSRKDRLLRVLSLAKSWFQDQLRSSVGVEALNYLMKTRQLNKGTIDSFELGYAPQSWDGLITYMNHVESISSELLVEAGLVVPRKSENGFYDRFRNRLIVPINDRQGRVIGFGGRSLDGSDPKYLNSPETELFEKGKHLFGLDKAANAIRKADKAIVVEGYFDVIALHSAGINNSVAALGTALSSQQIKQLCRCSDSKRIILNFDTDSAGIRAANRAIGEVEHLAMQGQLELRILQLPSSKDPDEYLQDHSDLDYKVLADNSPLWLDWQIDQILKDSDLSKADHFQRAVSGLVQLLGKLPQSALRSHYLQKVAELLSGGQARLALQLEEDLRNQIKGQRWHGRSSRFALPSETSLRERLEAQILRLYLHFPNHRACIRNELRQRELEDFALHHHRLLWIAISELEEKHIGATLLESISRGESNSQQLSEIELSKILLDKLVADNDDSLSSTLTRLLEPDEFQLALIKEPLLELRGTLAVLERQKALKRCRHLIEAWSGQRLETLETCISALIEQEQKHPNEKYDMELRIDKMFEQLNIEALNFQELYYAERKHILYLDQQRCALSNAGNETLTA, from the coding sequence ATGGTTAATCCTAGGCTTCATCCACGCACTTTAGATGCCGTTAAGGAAAAAGCGGACATAGTCGATGTTGTCGGAGAGCATGTTGTTTTAAAGAAAAAAGGTAAGGAATTTGTTGGAATTTGTCCTTTTCATGATGACAACAGACCTTCTATGACAGTTTCACCTGCGAAGCAATTTTATTTTTGCTTTTCATGCGGGGCTGGAGGAAATTCAATCAAGTTCCTTATGGAGCTTCAACGTCAAAGCTTTGGTGAAGTTGTACTTGAATTAGCAAGAAAGTACCAATTGCCTGTTGAGACTTTAGATGGACCTCAGCAGGAACGTTTTCGTCAAGAACTTTCTCGTAAAGATAGATTGCTTCGGGTTTTATCTCTTGCGAAAAGCTGGTTCCAAGATCAATTGAGAAGTTCTGTGGGAGTTGAGGCGTTGAATTATCTAATGAAGACTCGTCAACTCAATAAGGGGACTATTGATTCCTTTGAGCTTGGTTATGCGCCTCAGAGTTGGGATGGACTTATTACATATATGAATCATGTAGAGAGTATCTCTTCTGAGTTGTTAGTGGAAGCTGGTCTTGTTGTTCCACGTAAGAGTGAGAATGGTTTTTATGATCGATTTAGGAACCGCTTAATTGTTCCAATTAATGACCGTCAGGGCCGTGTAATAGGTTTTGGGGGACGAAGCCTTGATGGATCTGATCCAAAGTATCTAAATTCACCAGAAACCGAACTTTTTGAGAAAGGAAAACATCTTTTTGGTTTAGATAAAGCTGCTAATGCTATTCGTAAGGCGGACAAGGCTATAGTTGTTGAGGGGTATTTTGATGTAATAGCTCTTCATTCAGCTGGTATAAATAATTCTGTTGCAGCATTAGGAACTGCTCTTAGTAGTCAACAAATTAAACAGCTATGTAGATGTAGTGATAGTAAACGCATAATTCTTAATTTTGATACGGATAGTGCGGGTATTCGTGCTGCTAATAGGGCTATTGGTGAGGTAGAGCATCTAGCGATGCAGGGGCAATTGGAGCTAAGGATTTTACAACTGCCTTCCAGTAAAGATCCAGATGAATATCTTCAAGATCATTCGGATTTAGATTACAAAGTTCTTGCAGACAATTCCCCTCTTTGGCTTGACTGGCAAATTGATCAGATTTTGAAGGATAGTGATTTAAGCAAAGCTGATCATTTTCAACGTGCTGTTAGTGGCTTGGTGCAATTGCTTGGAAAGCTGCCTCAGTCGGCATTACGCTCTCATTATCTTCAAAAAGTAGCTGAGTTGCTCAGTGGAGGACAGGCTCGCTTAGCATTGCAGTTGGAAGAAGATCTTCGAAATCAGATTAAAGGACAGCGATGGCATGGACGCTCTAGTCGCTTTGCACTTCCTAGCGAGACAAGTTTAAGAGAACGACTTGAGGCTCAGATCCTTCGTCTTTACCTCCATTTTCCTAATCACCGAGCCTGTATTCGCAATGAATTGAGGCAGAGAGAGCTTGAAGATTTTGCGTTGCATCACCATCGATTGCTTTGGATTGCTATTAGTGAATTAGAAGAGAAACATATCGGCGCAACACTTTTGGAATCTATTAGCCGGGGCGAGAGTAATTCTCAGCAGTTGTCAGAAATAGAACTTTCTAAGATTCTTTTGGATAAATTGGTTGCAGACAATGATGATTCACTTAGCTCTACGCTTACGCGGCTTTTGGAACCTGATGAGTTTCAGTTGGCTTTGATTAAAGAACCTCTTCTTGAATTAAGAGGAACACTTGCTGTCTTAGAGCGTCAGAAAGCTCTAAAGCGTTGTAGACATCTAATTGAGGCTTGGAGTGGACAGAGATTAGAAACCCTTGAAACTTGTATCTCTGCACTTATTGAGCAAGAACAGAAACACCCTAATGAGAAATATGATATGGAACTTAGGATTGATAAAATGTTTGAGCAGCTTAATATAGAAGCTCTAAACTTCCAAGAGTTATATTATGCAGAGCGTAAGCATATTCTTTATTTAGATCAACAACGATGCGCATTATCCAATGCAGGGAATGAAACATTAACGGCATAA
- a CDS encoding serine hydroxymethyltransferase — MLEFILFLDASEKKILDLVQKANYQVEENTPLCLIGQKFFGFLKKQQRKVVICTENAKRYGGYNFIKDKSTGGSFKTGLMIRRALRHESVHIAQECNNGKLINIFDKKKLKISPYKLEALRASTELTGELDKEYEAYAMEDNPKKIISALKKFCFVN, encoded by the coding sequence ATGTTGGAATTCATCCTATTTCTTGACGCATCAGAAAAGAAAATCTTAGATTTAGTACAAAAAGCAAACTATCAAGTAGAAGAGAATACGCCATTATGTCTTATAGGGCAGAAATTCTTTGGATTTCTAAAAAAGCAACAAAGAAAAGTTGTTATATGTACAGAAAATGCAAAAAGATATGGTGGCTATAATTTTATAAAAGATAAATCTACAGGTGGATCATTTAAAACAGGTCTTATGATAAGAAGAGCCCTAAGACATGAATCAGTACATATAGCTCAAGAATGCAATAATGGTAAGTTAATTAATATATTTGATAAGAAGAAATTAAAAATAAGTCCGTATAAACTCGAAGCATTAAGAGCATCTACTGAACTGACAGGGGAACTAGATAAAGAGTATGAAGCTTATGCTATGGAGGACAATCCAAAAAAAATAATATCAGCCCTAAAGAAATTCTGCTTTGTTAATTAA
- a CDS encoding Y-family DNA polymerase, with protein MSIALIDSNNFYASCEESMDPSIRNHPLIVLSNNDGCVIARNAEAKALGIAMGQPYFKVRRKLKDLGVKIRSSNYALYADMSRRLMSLIEANCEELEIYSIDEAFVKINRPHDYDLNPWAYRLRTTIYQSLSLPIAIGIGTTKSQSKLANHLAKTTASHAGIFDFEASDDQDHWLKQVAIENVWGIGRKLAYWCRMHGINNARQLRDTPSNELRQKFGVTGIRLQHELRGEKCLNLLIKSIPKKETCVSRSFSRPVSNIEELRQAIANHAVRASEKLRKQHQHATAVTVFTRTSLYTSPFYSQSATQRLSLPSNNTRVILSTTLSLTEKIFCSNCLLIKAGVIMQGLVNEDYLQLSLFSLTNPKEISRHKSLMKSIDYLNTRYGKDTIQWAVCGINQQEWEMCRRNLSPSATTLFKEIPIVKA; from the coding sequence ATGTCTATAGCTCTAATTGATAGTAATAATTTTTATGCTTCATGCGAAGAGAGCATGGATCCTTCCATAAGGAATCATCCTTTAATAGTGCTTTCTAATAACGATGGTTGCGTTATAGCTCGTAACGCAGAAGCCAAGGCCCTTGGGATCGCTATGGGACAACCCTATTTCAAGGTACGTCGCAAGCTAAAAGATCTTGGAGTAAAAATACGAAGTTCAAACTACGCACTTTATGCTGACATGAGTCGGCGCTTAATGAGTCTCATAGAAGCAAACTGTGAAGAGCTGGAAATTTATTCTATTGACGAAGCATTCGTAAAAATCAACCGTCCTCATGACTACGATCTCAATCCCTGGGCATATCGACTACGCACAACAATATATCAAAGTCTAAGCTTACCAATTGCTATTGGAATTGGAACTACCAAAAGCCAATCAAAGCTTGCTAACCACTTAGCAAAAACAACAGCAAGCCATGCAGGGATCTTTGATTTCGAAGCCTCCGATGATCAAGACCATTGGCTTAAGCAAGTTGCAATAGAAAACGTTTGGGGCATTGGAAGAAAATTAGCCTACTGGTGTCGAATGCACGGAATTAATAATGCTCGACAATTACGAGACACTCCCAGTAATGAACTAAGGCAAAAATTCGGTGTTACAGGCATACGTTTACAACATGAATTAAGAGGGGAAAAATGTCTCAACCTCTTAATAAAATCTATTCCCAAAAAAGAAACATGCGTCAGCAGAAGCTTTAGCCGTCCTGTAAGTAACATAGAAGAGCTGCGACAAGCAATAGCAAATCATGCAGTACGTGCAAGTGAAAAATTACGCAAACAGCATCAACATGCTACTGCAGTTACAGTATTTACTCGTACTAGTTTATATACGTCACCTTTTTATAGCCAATCAGCGACACAGCGTCTAAGTTTACCTAGTAATAATACTAGAGTTATTCTTTCAACAACTCTCTCTTTAACAGAAAAAATATTCTGCTCCAATTGTTTATTAATAAAAGCAGGTGTAATTATGCAAGGACTTGTAAACGAAGACTATCTTCAACTATCTTTATTTTCACTAACTAATCCCAAGGAAATATCCAGACACAAAAGCTTAATGAAATCAATTGACTACCTAAATACGCGATATGGTAAGGACACAATACAATGGGCTGTTTGTGGCATCAATCAACAAGAATGGGAAATGTGCCGAAGAAACTTAAGTCCTTCAGCAACAACACTTTTCAAAGAAATCCCTATTGTAAAAGCCTAA
- a CDS encoding LexA family protein has translation MRLHGAHPNPSNLLLPLPSESVTAGFPSPADNYVEDNIDLNEELIHRPASTFFLRVKGDSMSNAGILDGDLLIVDRSLDAKPGNIVVAILDGAFTLKKLTYRKNIPYLEAANHNYPIIDLRRYGAVQIWGVAIYSIHTLPRRK, from the coding sequence TTGCGTTTACATGGTGCTCATCCCAATCCTTCAAATCTACTGCTGCCTTTGCCGAGTGAATCCGTAACAGCAGGTTTCCCCTCTCCTGCTGATAACTATGTGGAAGATAACATTGACCTAAATGAAGAGTTAATACATCGCCCGGCAAGCACTTTTTTTCTACGTGTAAAAGGGGACTCTATGAGCAATGCAGGAATACTAGACGGAGACTTACTAATTGTTGACCGTAGCCTAGACGCAAAACCAGGCAATATCGTTGTCGCCATACTTGATGGGGCCTTCACTTTAAAAAAATTAACTTACCGTAAAAACATTCCTTATTTAGAAGCAGCGAATCACAACTACCCAATAATCGATCTACGTCGATATGGAGCCGTACAAATCTGGGGGGTCGCAATATATTCAATTCATACGCTACCCCGTAGAAAATAA
- a CDS encoding 23S rRNA (pseudouridine(1915)-N(3))-methyltransferase RlmH translates to MLNPSRFRILAIGKVRKSWIQNGLEVYRKRLPGLSITEIRDGDIKKESRAIISSIKKDELLIALCEEGEKFTSMDFSHWLQNLGSSRIVFAIGGTNGLSQEVKTSADLCISLSALTFPHEMARLILAEQLYRAISIAKGSPYHRE, encoded by the coding sequence GTGCTTAATCCATCTAGATTTAGAATACTTGCTATAGGGAAAGTCCGTAAATCATGGATACAAAATGGTCTAGAGGTATATAGAAAAAGGCTTCCAGGATTATCAATCACTGAAATACGTGATGGTGATATAAAAAAAGAATCAAGAGCTATTATTTCCTCAATAAAAAAAGATGAGTTACTAATAGCTCTTTGTGAAGAAGGTGAGAAATTTACTTCTATGGATTTTTCTCATTGGCTGCAAAACTTGGGTTCAAGTCGCATTGTTTTCGCTATTGGAGGTACCAATGGGCTATCTCAAGAAGTAAAAACTAGTGCTGATTTATGCATTAGTCTCTCAGCTCTAACTTTTCCACATGAAATGGCTAGGCTTATTCTGGCAGAACAATTATATAGAGCAATCTCTATCGCTAAAGGGAGCCCTTACCATAGAGAGTAA
- the rsmA gene encoding 16S rRNA (adenine(1518)-N(6)/adenine(1519)-N(6))-dimethyltransferase RsmA, which translates to MPFSGHVPRKRFGQHWLRDDSILEKILLAADLQEEDRILEIGPGRGALTEKLLESNVKLVHGVELDAELIVGLKQRFAGQSRFTLQEGDALSVSLLPHDGIAANKVVANIPYNITGPLLERLIGRLGRSSEVKYQRLVLLVQKEVAKRILALPGQSSFSAMSVRLQLLAKCQSVCEVHPSSFSPQPKVYSEVIILDPLEKDERLDFLVERRVASIVQIAFLSRRKKLRNTLTKICPLDELEPLAYRQGINLNQRPQELAPMIWVQLARELERWDRSKKK; encoded by the coding sequence ATGCCATTTTCAGGACACGTTCCACGTAAGCGTTTTGGGCAACATTGGCTTCGTGATGATTCCATTCTAGAAAAAATTTTGCTAGCAGCAGATCTTCAAGAAGAGGATCGTATTTTAGAAATTGGGCCTGGACGAGGAGCTCTTACTGAGAAATTGCTTGAATCAAACGTAAAGTTAGTTCATGGGGTTGAATTAGATGCAGAATTGATTGTTGGGTTGAAACAACGTTTTGCTGGACAATCTAGATTTACTTTGCAAGAGGGAGATGCTCTTTCCGTGTCGTTATTGCCTCATGATGGTATTGCGGCAAATAAAGTTGTTGCGAATATTCCATACAACATTACGGGTCCTCTTCTAGAAAGATTGATTGGGAGGTTAGGACGTTCTTCTGAAGTAAAGTATCAGCGTTTGGTTTTGCTAGTGCAGAAAGAAGTTGCCAAAAGAATTTTGGCGTTACCTGGTCAGAGTAGTTTTAGTGCAATGAGTGTAAGACTTCAATTATTAGCAAAATGTCAAAGTGTTTGTGAGGTCCATCCCAGTTCATTTAGTCCGCAACCAAAAGTTTATTCAGAGGTAATTATTTTAGATCCATTGGAGAAAGATGAACGGCTTGACTTTTTAGTTGAAAGAAGAGTGGCATCCATTGTGCAAATAGCTTTTTTATCTAGACGAAAAAAATTAAGAAATACATTGACGAAGATATGTCCTTTAGATGAGTTGGAACCATTAGCTTACAGACAAGGTATTAATCTTAATCAAAGACCTCAAGAGTTAGCACCTATGATTTGGGTTCAATTAGCAAGGGAGTTGGAAAGATGGGATCGATCGAAAAAGAAATGA
- the ispE gene encoding 4-(cytidine 5'-diphospho)-2-C-methyl-D-erythritol kinase yields MNINYSELSSSRSLSVIAPAKINLHLEVLGFRKDGFHELAMLMQSINLFDEIDFLKTDNGEITLTSDDPNLSTGDDNLILKAAQLIQTCSSDKNVGAEIHLKKNIPIGAGLAGGSSDAAATLVGLNSLWGIGSSEKQLEKLGSELGSDVPFCLRGGTQFCFGRGESLEMIPEIKQSMAVVLVKDPLVEVSTPWAYSKFKEIYGNDYLKMEEDFEKRRQSLRDASWLNPLNCTNPPPLQNDLQKVIEPITPAVRNALEFLSSLEGVLSLAMSGSGPSCFGIFADLNGAQIALEENRNKLKLSGLDAWCCAFKSSGVSLRL; encoded by the coding sequence ATGAATATTAATTATTCTGAGCTGAGTTCATCAAGATCTTTAAGTGTAATTGCACCTGCAAAGATCAATTTGCATTTAGAAGTTCTTGGTTTTCGTAAGGATGGTTTTCATGAATTGGCAATGTTAATGCAGAGTATTAATTTGTTTGATGAAATTGATTTTTTAAAAACTGATAATGGTGAAATAACGCTGACATCTGACGACCCTAACTTAAGTACAGGCGATGACAATTTAATTTTAAAGGCTGCACAATTGATACAGACTTGCTCTAGTGATAAAAATGTGGGTGCCGAGATTCATTTGAAGAAGAATATTCCTATTGGAGCAGGTCTAGCAGGTGGTTCTAGTGATGCAGCGGCAACTTTAGTCGGTCTTAATTCCCTATGGGGGATAGGGTCTTCTGAAAAACAATTGGAAAAATTAGGATCTGAACTTGGCTCTGATGTCCCTTTTTGCTTAAGGGGGGGAACTCAATTTTGCTTTGGTCGAGGAGAATCTCTGGAAATGATCCCTGAGATAAAACAATCTATGGCTGTTGTTCTGGTTAAAGACCCTTTAGTTGAAGTCTCTACTCCTTGGGCTTATTCAAAATTCAAGGAGATATATGGCAATGATTATTTAAAGATGGAAGAAGATTTTGAAAAGAGGCGTCAATCACTTAGAGACGCGTCATGGTTGAATCCATTGAATTGTACAAATCCACCACCTTTGCAAAATGACCTTCAGAAGGTCATCGAACCCATTACTCCAGCGGTAAGAAATGCTTTGGAGTTTCTTTCTTCTCTTGAAGGGGTACTTTCACTTGCTATGAGTGGATCAGGACCAAGCTGTTTTGGTATTTTTGCTGATCTTAATGGAGCACAAATAGCATTAGAAGAAAATAGAAATAAACTAAAATTGTCAGGATTGGATGCGTGGTGTTGTGCATTTAAATCGTCAGGAGTTTCTTTAAGATTGTGA
- a CDS encoding DUF3082 domain-containing protein: MIEPNKDSSKTSSESSSKIISQEGSETVKKGPLSFLSGAISSIFFSWLCFSLSKKVIVYFALHSPQYSSQIAQSISSAIKTLAIGMCFLATFTFAFIGLGLTIVFIRSLFTVRSPRDD, translated from the coding sequence GTGATTGAACCTAATAAAGACTCTTCAAAAACATCTTCGGAATCTAGTTCAAAGATCATTAGTCAAGAGGGCTCTGAAACAGTTAAGAAAGGGCCGTTGAGCTTTTTGTCAGGAGCAATTTCAAGCATTTTTTTTTCATGGCTTTGTTTTTCGCTTAGTAAGAAGGTTATTGTTTATTTCGCTTTGCACTCGCCTCAGTACTCATCACAGATTGCTCAAAGTATTTCTTCGGCCATCAAAACATTGGCAATAGGGATGTGTTTTTTGGCTACCTTTACATTTGCGTTCATTGGACTGGGCCTAACAATTGTATTTATTCGCAGTTTGTTCACTGTCAGAAGCCCAAGAGATGATTAG
- a CDS encoding pyruvate dehydrogenase complex E1 component subunit beta, producing MAGTLLFNALREAIDEEMARDPHVCVMGEDVGQYGGSYKVTKDLYEKYGELRVLDTPIAENSFTGMAVGAAMTGLRPIVEGMNMGFLLLAFNQISNNMGMLRYTSGGNFKIPTVVRGPGGVGRQLGAEHSQRLEAYFHAVPGIKIVACSTPTNAKGLMKAAIRDDNPVLFFEHVLLYNLTEELPEGDYLCSLDQADLVREGKDVTILTYSRMRHHCLKAVEQLTKKDIDVELIDLISLKPFDIKTICNSIRKTHRVIIVEECMKTGGIGAELMALINEHCFDDLDCRPIRLSSQDIPTPYNGQLENLTIIQPHQIVETVEQVVNLGV from the coding sequence GTGGCAGGTACTCTTCTTTTCAATGCTCTTCGTGAAGCCATAGATGAAGAAATGGCTAGAGATCCTCATGTTTGTGTTATGGGCGAGGATGTTGGTCAATATGGTGGCTCTTATAAGGTCACCAAAGATTTATATGAAAAATATGGAGAGCTAAGAGTTTTAGATACTCCTATTGCAGAAAATAGTTTTACAGGTATGGCAGTAGGTGCTGCTATGACAGGGTTGCGCCCAATAGTTGAAGGAATGAATATGGGGTTCTTGCTTTTAGCGTTTAATCAGATTTCTAATAATATGGGAATGCTTCGATATACCAGTGGGGGCAACTTCAAAATCCCGACTGTTGTTCGTGGCCCAGGTGGTGTTGGAAGACAGCTTGGAGCTGAACATAGCCAGAGGTTGGAAGCTTATTTTCATGCAGTTCCTGGAATTAAAATAGTTGCATGTAGTACACCAACCAATGCAAAAGGTTTAATGAAGGCTGCTATAAGAGATGACAATCCAGTTTTATTTTTTGAACATGTTCTTCTTTACAATCTCACAGAAGAGTTGCCTGAAGGTGATTATTTATGTTCGCTTGATCAAGCTGATCTAGTTAGAGAAGGTAAAGATGTGACAATACTTACATATTCACGAATGCGTCATCATTGTTTAAAAGCAGTTGAACAATTGACAAAGAAAGATATTGATGTTGAGTTGATTGATTTGATCAGTCTTAAACCATTTGATATTAAAACTATTTGTAATTCAATAAGAAAAACTCATAGAGTAATTATTGTTGAGGAATGTATGAAAACAGGAGGGATTGGAGCTGAGTTGATGGCTTTAATTAATGAACACTGTTTTGATGATCTGGATTGTCGTCCAATAAGACTTTCTAGTCAAGATATCCCTACACCTTATAATGGTCAGCTTGAAAATTTAACCATAATTCAGCCTCATCAAATTGTTGAGACTGTAGAACAAGTGGTTAATTTAGGAGTTTAA
- the secD gene encoding protein translocase subunit SecD, producing MARQQGWFALLIALVISAFLLCINLPFQLGLDLRGGSQLTLEVQALNPNEQIKSEQLEAVQSVLDRRVNGLGVAESSLRTIGTNQLILELPGEQEPSKAARVLGKTALLEFRKQKINTKSEMQRLQRIRSQVNNIDLYKKASKDNKSELIENKKIGEQVNDLRVALGLANSSLNEHDQIDQIRQKVNSEIVELFEPSSLTGSDLVSAGRRQEQNLTSWEVTLAFNQDGGEKFASLTKSIAGSDRLLGIILDGESISEASVGEQFKVAGITGGSATISGNFTAESARELEVQLRGGSLPLPVSIVQVRTIGPTLGVDNIRRSLIAALLGLSLVAIFMVSFYRLAGFIAIFALSFYALFNIAIYALIPVTLTLPGVAGFVLSIGMAVDANVLIFERVKDELRRGNTLIRSIETGFSQAFSSIIDGHITTLISCISLFYLGTGFVKGFAATLGIGVFISLFTALSCTRVLLRFFMSYKSLRKTTNFLSENQLPKQLT from the coding sequence ATGGCACGTCAACAAGGTTGGTTTGCCCTTTTAATTGCATTAGTAATTTCTGCTTTTTTACTTTGTATTAATTTACCTTTTCAATTAGGATTAGATCTTCGAGGTGGAAGCCAATTAACACTTGAAGTTCAGGCTCTGAACCCTAATGAACAGATCAAGTCAGAACAATTAGAGGCAGTTCAGTCGGTATTAGATAGACGTGTAAATGGATTAGGAGTAGCAGAGTCATCACTTCGAACGATTGGAACAAATCAATTGATTTTGGAATTGCCTGGGGAACAAGAACCATCAAAAGCAGCTAGGGTTCTTGGCAAAACAGCATTGCTTGAATTTCGCAAACAGAAAATTAATACAAAATCAGAAATGCAAAGACTACAAAGGATTCGAAGTCAGGTTAATAATATTGATTTATACAAAAAAGCTTCTAAGGATAATAAATCAGAGTTAATAGAAAATAAAAAGATAGGAGAACAGGTTAATGATTTGAGAGTGGCTTTAGGCTTAGCCAATAGTTCATTAAATGAGCATGATCAGATTGATCAAATTAGACAAAAAGTAAATAGTGAAATAGTTGAATTGTTTGAACCTTCTTCTTTAACAGGAAGTGATTTGGTAAGCGCAGGTAGACGTCAAGAGCAGAATCTTACCTCTTGGGAAGTTACGCTTGCTTTCAATCAAGATGGTGGCGAGAAGTTTGCAAGTTTAACTAAGTCAATAGCTGGTTCAGATAGATTGCTTGGGATTATTTTAGATGGTGAATCAATTAGCGAGGCAAGTGTTGGTGAGCAATTTAAGGTAGCAGGTATTACAGGTGGTTCGGCGACTATAAGTGGTAATTTCACTGCCGAGTCTGCTAGAGAACTTGAAGTTCAACTTAGGGGAGGCTCTTTGCCTTTACCTGTAAGCATTGTTCAAGTAAGAACAATAGGTCCAACTTTAGGAGTTGATAATATTAGAAGAAGTTTAATTGCAGCACTCCTTGGATTGTCTTTAGTAGCAATATTTATGGTCAGTTTTTATCGACTTGCTGGCTTCATTGCTATCTTTGCGCTTTCTTTTTATGCTTTGTTTAACATTGCGATATATGCCTTAATTCCAGTTACTCTTACATTGCCAGGTGTTGCTGGTTTTGTATTAAGTATCGGCATGGCTGTTGATGCAAATGTTCTTATTTTTGAAAGAGTTAAAGATGAGCTAAGAAGAGGGAATACATTGATTAGATCTATAGAGACTGGCTTTTCCCAGGCTTTCTCTTCTATTATAGATGGTCATATAACTACATTGATTAGCTGCATATCTCTTTTCTATTTGGGGACAGGTTTTGTCAAGGGATTTGCTGCTACTTTAGGTATTGGTGTATTTATTAGTTTATTTACAGCTTTAAGTTGTACTAGAGTTCTTCTGAGATTTTTCATGAGTTATAAATCTCTGAGGAAAACAACTAACTTTTTGTCTGAAAATCAACTCCCCAAACAATTAACTTAA